The segment AAAAAATAACAGACTTGGAGCCTCATTTTTACCTCGGACAGGTGCGCCATCCATAATCTCATATTTGGCGATGGTGTCGTTCTCATGATACACGCTGGGTCCCGTTCCCGTGGTTTCCCGCTTGATGATGTCAATCTCCATGTGCTTGATCTTTATTCTCACTAGCAGGAAGTAGATCTTCCCCACAATCACATCCTTCAGGTGATACCTGAGTTTGGAAGACAATTTAACACACCACATCTCAATGGTTTCAGTCTAAAGTGTTCACATttctaaaacggatagttccggtccttgattaggATTGGCTGAATTCGTGTTCACCTagaccgcatttcgttctatattactgcgctaccataacttcatacagaagttaaagtagctgtgtctcgacgttgcttggaaacaatacagtatatttcttggcggaagaatgattatctatgaataaattgttacatttctcATTGCAGTTCCTTTATTTTATGGAATCTCTAGTAactgttttagaaaagcaataagctactcgagtccgtaggttaaGGGTCTTAGGCACTTCAATAGCgtgtcgtgcctaacaacgccccttagctgttctaaaatcagtgtggtctctcggggcttattgcttaaatctaAAGCTGATGATTTATGGTTGATGTAACAGTGTAAGAGAGAGGCCGTACTTGGACTTGTTGTACTCAAACTCGATGTGGAGGCAGTCTTCGATGCCCACCTCCATCTTGATGGAGGAGTTGAGCTCAGGGTACGTACTGAGCGTGTGCACCACAATGTCCATCTCCTTACTGACGTCATTCAGTCTTCTGCTGATGGTGGCACGCAGGAAATACCTGAGAATCACACAGAAAACAGCACACCTGAGAtaacagcaaacaaacacacctgaGAAAGGTGGACTTTTCACTACCGGCATGGTGAGGGGGAAGAGACCCAGATGGCTATTCCATGCCGATTAGTGATTTAGTGACAGATCAGGGTAAGTTAACACATAAAGTGGTAAACCTCTTAATAAGAGTCGCATAGCTCTAGGACTTTACCACAAACCCTGAGTTAACCCCAGTTTTAGCACTAACCCCCCCAGTTCCCtcatgtacaaacacaaaacaccatgaAACAGAAACAGGCCAAAAAGGCAGTAACTGGTTGGTTCTCAATGGCTTGACTGCACCAGTGTGGTGCTGTGATGGATTTGTCAGCAGGAGAAGGGGGAGTTCACTGGTCTCACCTCAGCTTGACGTTCTGGCCAGTGTAGGTTTCATACGGCTTCTCCACGTGAGTGAACTCAAAGTCAAACGACTGCGAGTGCGACAGTTCACCAGGTCTGGCGAGATCTTTCACCAACGACACAAACTCGTGATGGTTTCCCCTGTCATAGTACAACTctgaagacacacatacacctcaggtCACTGACGGGAATAATCACAAATACAAACTGCAAATTTTTACATTCCAAGCTAAAGGGAAATGCTGACCATGTCAAAGCACTGGGGAAGTTGTGGGTgatttataacacacacacacacacacacacacacacacacacagccaaaaagGTTAACTTGGGAAATGTTTTAACAGGCAAGAGTCTTCAGTTAGGAAACAATGCCATCTCAAGTAATTCATTCCTGTAGCCTCTTTTTTTCAGGGCAAACCTTTGAAGACATGTTTCAAGGACATGTCGTCTCTAAGCGATTAGAATAGTCTACTACTAGTAGATATTCAGAGGAATTCAATTATGATTCAGCATGTTTTAAATCTGTTGAAGTGGCTGATAGTTATTTTGTCTCAATttattcaaatgtatttatttattcaaaatGACTGGTCCTGAAAAGTCAGGCAAAACACATTGAAGATTAATACTTAATATTAATACTAAAAAATATTTGGCTGAAAGGACATACTCTTACCTATTTGTCCAATAAACTCGATTTTGATACCATAGTGCTCGAGTCTTTTTCCTGGATTTTTGAGAGTGACGTTCACTTTTCCGCTCACTGTCTCTCCGTCGTAGAAGAGAAAATATTTGTCCTTCTTCCCATCCTCGGTCTTGTGCTCTGCTTTCTTTCTCGTTTCGGCGTCATTTAGAACAATATCTACCTCAGCACTCTGTCCGAAGCCGAAGAAACTCATAACGGAGAACTATTTCACCTACGAGAGACACAAAATGGTTTCTAATGATTTCAGTTGGTATATCAGCTGctctgctatctctctctcccagcaaAGCATTAACTTAAAGGAAACCGTGATGTCCTTAACAAGCACTTAGGTTAACAGTTACCTAGCCAACTGTTAGCGTTAACGTTACTGTAAAATGATCGGCGGTTCCGTGCTCTTTGAAGCAACTGCACAATTATAACCGTAATATAGGTTAACttaaatgtaattaatgttTAGCTGTTAGCTGTTACAGTGCAGTCCTTAAATGATCTTATTAAGCTAATGTCGCCATGTTCTTGTGTTTTCTGAATTTCAAATGTTTTCTAACGTTACCTCCACCATTTCTGTCCTTAATTTACGCTACACATTGTAAAGCAAACACATGCGTTATTTGAACAAGGCAACCTATGATTAGCTTTGTAACTGCCAGTGTTTTAAACCAACCTTTATTTTGTTTCACAGAACACCGATTGTATTTATAAACTTGTCAGCTGCCAGTATCCAACCCACCGATGTGAAGTGAGTGCGTATTCAGTTTACTTCCTGTTGGGTAGAACAAAATCCACGTTTTCTTCCGGTGGACAAACCCGCGTCACATGTTAAAGGGCCCTCCCTCTCATTTGCATGTTCAATGCAAGTAAAGTATCAACAACATAGAAAAACAAATGCGTTGGGTTCAGACATTATGACCATTTGCGTCGCACATCTGCCATGTTAGTGAGACTCACATTGATATAAAAATGAATGACAAACGCAACAAAGGTCAGGGGTgctttaaaggcacactatatatttgttttttactTTGCCATTTAGGTGGGTCAACATAGGGTTCAACgtcaaaaaaattgatacaaaaggttttttcatggattctggtactgttggacatgctaaacaacatactaaaaatctagtaaaatctgaccttgggaaaggggttattttcaaaatggccaccaaAATGGCTGTTAAGAGGTTAAAATGGCTAAATCTGAATTATTCAGCCTACAGGGGTGAAATTGATGTCAAATTGTGGTCATATTAAACAAGAATATGATTTTAAATGGTAATATTGAAAATGTTTCAATGCTCTACCTTTTTCAGccatatattaaaataaatgtgttttaatACAGAGCAAATGCAATACAGGATTATGAACTATctccatggcatggaggaagataagacatgtcttaactggtgttatatctcatctagaggttatatgcttttagaaaatatatagttttgggtgtttaatcggttttgcctggacaatataggctaaaatgtgtccccttacactagattcgcctatacagaatagagggcaatgcattgttcatggcatggaggaagatgggacatgtcttaactggtgttatatctcatctgcaggttatatgctttcagaaaatatgtaGCTTAGGGTGTTcgatttgttttccctggactgtacatgccaaaatgtatctgctttacactagattcgccaatacagaatagagggcaatgtattgttcatggcatggaggaagatgagacatgtcttaactggtgttatatctcatctgcaggttaaatgctttcagaaaatatatagtttaggatgtttaatctgttttccctggacaatATAGGCCAACATGTATCCGCTTTCCACTAGatttgcctatacagaatagaggacaATATTGTtaatggcatggaggaagatgggacatgtcttaactggtgttttaTCTCATCTacaggttatatgctttcagacaaAATATAGTTTACGGTGTTTAATCATTTTTCCCTGGACAATATAGACCAacatgtatccactttacaatagatttgcctatacagaatagagggcaatgtattgttcatgtcatggaggaagatgggacatgtcttatctggtgttatatctcatctgcaGGTTACAGAagatatatagtttagggtgtttaatctgATTTCCCTAGACAATATAGGCCAACATGTAtccgctttacactagattcgcctatacagaatagagggcaatgtattgtgcattcatggaggaagatgggacatgtcttaactggtgttatgcCTCATCTAcagattatatgctttcagaaaatatacagtttaggatgtttaatttgtttcccttgGACTGTACAtaccaaaatgtatcagctgcaCACTAGAtccgcctatacagaatagagtatGTATTATGCAAAGTGTGGTGGAAGATGGGAACATAAGTTGATTGATGTTATATTTTATGTACAGGgtatatgcttttagaatatAGTTCTGGCTGTTCTATGACTTTAGTGAACCATAACCCATGCATAAGTATGCATTACATATTTGTGTGCATCAAATACATGTTGGCATCTATCATAAGGGGGGAGCTAATTTAACttaatcttaaactatatttattagtatatCAGAAATAATTACTATAtcattattcatcatcatcCATCATCCTCCAGTCCTCTGAAGAaaactttcctaggctgaataatgcttcagatatagccaaatgtagcttctggtggccatctttgatgccatcttgaaaatgacaagtctttgaaaatgatgaactgatactttagtctgacatatatgaatcagagacctctaaatctgattaaacacgaaatacactttcctaggctgaataatgcatcagatatagccaaaattagcttctggtggccatcttggatgccatcttgaaaattataagtctttgaaaatgatgaactgatactttagtctgacatatatgaatcagtgacctctaaatctgattaaacacgaaaaacactttcctaggctgaataatgcttcaGATATCCCAAATTAGCTTATGGTGGCAATCTTGGACGCCgtcttgaaaatgaccccttggggtcagattttactagatttttaatGTTAGTAAGTACATCTAAATAATCAgttgaaaaaccttttgtatcaatttttttttgGTTAGGTGGTTTTGGTTTTTtggttaggttttttttttcatatattgacCCACctaattgtaaatagcctacctcAATGGCTTGTTCCCCACCCCCTATACACAATGACAATACTTTTGTTGTGGAGACAATGAACGAACAACAGGCacaaactatctccaaagacaCAAGGTAACATTTCACGATTCTCGTGAgattcccctattacaagttcgtttaccatcaattTGGCTTTGTAGAAGTTATATTAAGTAGAAATTGTAGAAATTATATCTAATGTCATCTAAATACATAATTAATAGACAGTGTTTTAAAACAATCTGTTCAATCTGTGAATCTTCATGAGTCTATTTTAGACATTTGTTGCATTTCTTGGAAGGGGTGATCTGTGATTGTGGTGGAAATTCGTTGATATTttagctcaacagccaatcaaattacactcCTTTTAACATGCTTATTGAAGAGAAATGCTTTCAGCTCAGTCTaagccaggggttcccaaacttttccacgacaaggccccccaaataccactaggttctggacaaggacccccttgatgtgttattaaacccatcgacaatactacggcaaatgtaaaaatacattaagctaatcctaataattaatttagccacaagcacttcgcgatggagcatacagtatgtaaaaattgtatttggggctttctgctatatgagagctatcactctactattattcccagtcatgatcatgggaaatataatgttcagatatgtgtcacattattatgatggaattgtataacaaccctcatagtaataggtatattttaaatttttcagatgtatttatttgttgcttttatttttccttccaacttgctgaggccccccctggcaccccctcacGGCCCccagtttcactttcactttaaAACCACTGGTCTAAGCCAATCTTTCTCATTCAAGAGACAGGTTATGTAAAGGCCTAatgcactataataataataataatgaagacAGTGTTGTATTTATTAGTTGATGGAATGTTTGTTTCTGACTGCAATTTATGCTAACAGGGCTGATGACTTCAAAGAAGAATTCAAGTGTGAAACAGGGGAGTGATACTGTGAGCCATACTGATGTTTGTGAGTCAGAAATATAAGACTGAGAGATAAATGATctaatacattttcttaaaagtATGTCTTTAATAACAGAACTGAACAAATTAAAGTCATTTGGATGAAATGAACATTACAATATGAAGTATGTATCTTTATATTTATCAGTTCAAACCATTCTTCTCTACAGCAGTTCCTGAGTGACCTCATCACTGTCCAGTttcacactacaaacacacccTAGTTATCCCACTGCTGCCAAGACCAACACAGGCTAAAACTACACTCAACTGCACTTTTTACAACTAGAAAAAGGAATGTAAATTCAGACTACTGTATTCTAATTCCATTGTCTAGTAGTCCAGATCCAGAATACTATTCTATTCCATTATCTAGTCTATGAACGTAAACAAACACCATTCTAGAACAGCTTCAGTGGTTTATGTATTTCTACTTTATTCTATTCATTCTAATAGAAACAATGATTGACTTCAGTGATTACATTTGTTTCATAAACAGTGATCTGAATTATTGCCATAGGCCTCTTGCTCAGTACCACAATATTATACAGACAGATAGAAAACCAAAAACACTGATCAAAAACAAAACTGGACAATATGTCCAAAATTTATAAAATAACTAGAAAGCATTGAAGgtcactttaacacacacacagggcactgAAAATTACAAGTGCATGTACATGTATCTACAGTATGTTCAAGAAAATGAAACCAGGGAGGGAGTCCAGTCAAGTCATCTAACGTCAAAGTGCTTATGGTGTCCACAGGCTTTGGCAGCTAAAAGACCTGGTTAAACTCCCATCTCAGGTCATTGGTTGGCATTGAGCAGAACACTGGCCTCCAGTTTGTGGTATTAGATGTCAGGCCAACATGTGACACCAGCGAATTCCCTACAGCAGAGGAAGCACCTACTTCCTCTTTCACCCTTCTTATGCATCAACAGTATCATCTGCcgccacactctcacacacacactgggcagcAGATCATAAATTCAGAGTCGGAAGCTATCTATAGACTATAGATTACACATCACAACACTCACGGTCAACACTGGCCACGGTAAGACAGTCTTGGCATGGCACATAAAGCTGAAACTGAAATGAACACTTGCTTTGTGCAGATACAGTAGTAATGGTACCAAAAAAATAGACCAGGAATGCATGAAAACAAAATGTTCAAAACACCTACGTAAATATACAGGGTGTTGGCAACTGAAACAGCATTTCATGGAAAcacaattaaaaatatatatttatagatcTTTATTGCATGAAGTCTTCAGGGCTGATTAGGACAGCAAATAGCGAATAGGGTCTT is part of the Alosa alosa isolate M-15738 ecotype Scorff River chromosome 16, AALO_Geno_1.1, whole genome shotgun sequence genome and harbors:
- the vps26b gene encoding vacuolar protein sorting-associated protein 26B gives rise to the protein MSFFGFGQSAEVDIVLNDAETRKKAEHKTEDGKKDKYFLFYDGETVSGKVNVTLKNPGKRLEHYGIKIEFIGQIELYYDRGNHHEFVSLVKDLARPGELSHSQSFDFEFTHVEKPYETYTGQNVKLRYFLRATISRRLNDVSKEMDIVVHTLSTYPELNSSIKMEVGIEDCLHIEFEYNKSKYHLKDVIVGKIYFLLVRIKIKHMEIDIIKRETTGTGPSVYHENDTIAKYEIMDGAPVRGESIPIRLFLAGYEMTPTMRDINKKFSVRYYLNLVLIDEEERRYFKQQEITLWRKGDIVRRSMSQQATIASQRFEGSDRSSSEKVPEPKEEKEDSS